Part of the Sulfolobales archaeon genome, CCCTATAACTCTTGCATGCCACATAAGTATCTCTATAGGTTTATCGATCCAGAGAGCTTTAGGTTCTTGAAAGGCTATTCCAACGAATCTTCTAACCTCATCACTTTCTCTAGAAACACTTTTGCCGTAAACAATTACATCTCCCTCAGAAGGTTTATAAACTGTTGCAATGGTGAGAAGCGTCGTAGATTTTCCAGAACCGTTCGGACCTAGAAGTCCGAATATCTCTCTATCATATATATCTAGATTAAGCCTGTTAACAGCTACAACCTTTCCAAATCTCTTAGTAAGATTGACAATCCTAACAGCTATATCTCTCTTCAATTCCACGATACCAAAGATAAAAATTTTCACGTCGTTAATAAGTTCAAACACCTATTAACGGAATATCGTGTCAGACCTCGCACCCTTTCTTCACTGATCTGATCATAACCCACTCATCATCCTCTACATATTATCTGCAACCCAGCATATAATCATTGATAAGGCTTCTGACGCATAATATATTTTGAAGATATAATGAGATACAATGATATAAGAGAAAGGCTCTTTATAGAGGTCTCTGTTTTACTAGCATCAGGACTATCTATAGAAGCATCGGTCCACAAACCTGGAACAACCAGTCCTCTTAAACCGGGTAAAGACATGTATCATCATGGATTCATAATAGCATCATCCATGATCTCTCACGCTATACAAATTCTTATGGAGAGAGCTTACCAGAGTAGCAGATGTACTGACATAGGGGAGGGTGTGAAACTTCTCTACGAATATGGTGAGAGAATACATGGTATGGGTAATCTACATCTGGGTTTCAGCATTCTTATAACACCCATAGCACTAGGTTTTGTTAATATGTATAGAAGATATGAGAATGAAGATCTAGAATCTTTGAAAGAAGCCTTGAAAAATATAGATCCTCTGATCAATGAATCATATGATTATCTAAGAGTTTGCGGAAAGATCTCTAGAGCTAAACCTGTTCTAGAGATCATCAAAAGAATCTCTAGAGATAAGATTGCAATTCACTCAGGACCTACTCCAGATGTATTTAATGAGGATGGCGAGGAAAGCATATGGAATCTTATAGTACATGGTAGGAAGGTAGATCTAATTCTTCTAGAACTATACGAGAAATATAGAAGAACAAGTATGATCTCGAAAGAACTTAAAGAAACTCTAGATAAGGATCTTTATAAAAAGATCTTCAATTTATTTATCGATCTCTCAAGCTCCTACATAGATACGCATATAGCTCGAAGGAAAAGTTTTCTGAGAGCATTCATCTACAGAGATTCAATAACCTATTGTATCTCTCTAGAGAATGAGGAGAAAAAAGATACATGCATCAAAGCTTTAGATCAGATCCTTAGAGAAAGAAATATAAACCCTGGCTCCATAGCTGATATTATTGCAACGGCTATCTCACTAAGTAATCTAGCTAAACATATCACACATGACCCTGCTAATAGCTGAAAGCTCATACTCTAAAACTAGATAGAGCATCAGATAACAATCGATCTCAGCAAATAGTTTAGAAAGATTTGAAGGCAATAGCTCTGAGAAGAGATCAAGATATACACCACCTATCAAATGCTCCTAATGCAAGACCTTAGATTAAAGTTTTTATTAGAATCTTTTAAATCATGGTTATGTTGTTGCAGAAGATCATAATTAGAGATGTAAACTATTCTATACTCCTCATAAAGATCTTATGCGTAGTCTCGTAGAGAGAAGTAGAGGAAGATCACTCAGGCAGGTGAACCATTACGTGAACCTTATCGATAGAGAATCTTCTGACAATCTCCATCCAATCGCTTCCCACTGCTACTATTGAAAACACACCTCTTGGAACAGCTCTTGCTTCTTTAATTATGTTGATGAGCGACGCCAGAGTTCTTCCACTTCTCAAAAGATCATCTACTATGAGTATTTTCGAATTTTTAGGAATGAGATCTTTCGGAACATATATCGAGGTTAGAACAGGTGGATCTCTTAAAAGATATGTTTCCTCATAGAACTCTTCATGACCTAATTCTTTCCTTCTCTTAGCAACTATCATATTTATGTCAAATAGCGCCGATAGAACAGTTGCAAGAGGTATTCCATCGATCTCTACCGTTGCCACAGCATCAATATCTGAGTTTCTAAAGTAGTAGTACGCCTCGTAAGCGGCTAGTCTAACAAGATCCTTGTTATATACCAGATCGAATATGTTCACAATATTTCTACCAATCAGCCTTATATGTCTAGATATGATACTTCTTAAAACTCCATTCTCTACCAATGATGATAAGATCTTCTCAGCTCTTTCATGACTTGGTCTCATATTGTTAGAGATATATCTCCACAGAACTGGAGGGGGTAAACCCGTGTACTTGTAGAGATCCTTATACTTCATATATCTCTTAACTATAATTAGAATCTCTCTTGCCACATCTCTTAAATCTCTCATCATGTTCTCCGAACTCTCCTGCCTAATCTAATCTTCTTCTGTTCTCTCATAGATGCTGTATATATTTCAAGGATCTCAAAGATCTCCGGACCTAATGCTATTATATCATACTCAGCAATGATTCCAACAAGTTTCTTCTCTTTATTAACCACAGGTATATGCCTCTTACCATGTCTTATCATTAACTCTACGATCTCCGAT contains:
- a CDS encoding triphosphoribosyl-dephospho-CoA synthase, producing MRYNDIRERLFIEVSVLLASGLSIEASVHKPGTTSPLKPGKDMYHHGFIIASSMISHAIQILMERAYQSSRCTDIGEGVKLLYEYGERIHGMGNLHLGFSILITPIALGFVNMYRRYENEDLESLKEALKNIDPLINESYDYLRVCGKISRAKPVLEIIKRISRDKIAIHSGPTPDVFNEDGEESIWNLIVHGRKVDLILLELYEKYRRTSMISKELKETLDKDLYKKIFNLFIDLSSSYIDTHIARRKSFLRAFIYRDSITYCISLENEEKKDTCIKALDQILRERNINPGSIADIIATAISLSNLAKHITHDPANS
- a CDS encoding phosphoribosyltransferase family protein; this translates as MMRDLRDVAREILIIVKRYMKYKDLYKYTGLPPPVLWRYISNNMRPSHERAEKILSSLVENGVLRSIISRHIRLIGRNIVNIFDLVYNKDLVRLAAYEAYYYFRNSDIDAVATVEIDGIPLATVLSALFDINMIVAKRRKELGHEEFYEETYLLRDPPVLTSIYVPKDLIPKNSKILIVDDLLRSGRTLASLINIIKEARAVPRGVFSIVAVGSDWMEIVRRFSIDKVHVMVHLPE